GAGTTGCCCAAAGAGACTCTgctccttctctgcctcctggACTACCCAGGGATGCCTTTGAGGCAACTGTGACTTCACGTGCTGTGGTGTCACACTGCCATCACAGCAGTGGTAGCCCCAGAGGTGCACTGCAAATACTCTTCAGCAGGAGCACCTGTACTTCACCTGCTGGAATACACCATCTGGAGTGACTCTGCTTTAGTTCATTCGAGTGAAGGGGGCCACATCCAACcccaacagcagcagagcaccTGGAGAAGCAGCCCACCCACTTGCTGACCACAACGCTGAGGTgatgtcctgggtttggctggaACAGGCTTAATTTTCTGGAGAAGGCACAGCCAGGATAGTGGACCCAAAGTGGCCATGGGGATATTCCACATGCCACCCTGGGGTCAGGCTCACTGTATGACTGGAGAGCTGGCCAGACGGGGCAGGGAATCACAGCTCTGAGCGGGCTGAGCATTGGGCCCCAgatggtgagcaactgcattgtgcatcactcgCCTCGTATATTCTTTTGTCAGTATTACTGTCATTATTGTTTCTCCTCTCCTTGTGTTGTCCTATTAGACCACCCACATCTCAGCCCAtcagttttactgtttttttctgactCGCCTCCCCATCCTACCACGGGCAGAGagaaggagtgagcaagcagcctAGTTGCTGGCtaggcctaaaccacgacagtcCTTTTTTGGCACCCAACACGGGGCACAAAGGGTTGAGAGAACCACAGATCTGAACAGAGCATGCTGAAACAAGTTTGTTAGACCCATTTCTTCTATTAGTTAAATAGTTGCTGGTCACAGTATcggtttgtttatttgttcaCATGGTGGCCTTATGTAAATCCTTATATGCACAATTTATTCCCTGCAGTGATGCTTTATCACCTCTGGGAGAGGTATGAGGACTGCCGTTTTGCTCTACTGGGTAATACCGACTTGTCGCAGGATCCTGTGCCGGGTTGTTCTGCCTGCACCTCGGGTGCCTCCTCTCGGAACTTGTTAGTAATTGCACTCAATCTCTGGGAAAGACCCGTAAGGGTTCCTTTCCTTCAACTCCCCTTTCTCCTTCGGGCTAATTAACAGCAGCTTTTGAGAACTGGTAGTGTTCTTGGGATGTTCAAGTTAGCGTGCTTTTTGTGCTGTCTCCTGAATGCAGCATTTCAGATCTTGTTTAGGGCTACAaagacatatatatttttttcacacCAGCCCCAGACCTGCCCCCACAAGGCTGGGTGGTGGTGGGTGCCATGACATCTGGGTGAATTTGGGCAGACAGCCATAGAATTTCTCGCCTCCACTCATTTGGAACTTTGCCCCCAAACAACTACAGGACCCCGATAAAACATTTGGAAGGAAAAGGCTGTGGCTCTTCCAAAGGGGCACAACTTACCACACTGTGCTGCACCCTGGTCAGTAACTACCAAACTCTGCTCAGTATTACACAGCACCCTCAGGGGGAAGAGAGGGAGCTATTCTGACCGTGGCAAGCGCTGCAGCTACTCCAGCCCCAGCGACAGGCATGGTGGTTACTCAAATCCTGGCaacaggcactgcagctgaaCCTGTGCCATCAGTCACCCCTACAAAGAAGAAATGCACAAAACACCCAGTTTGCTTCTTGAGAGATTGTATTGAGGTTTCCTGGTAGCAGCGGGTAGAGGGGCTGCAGCGGTGGCACCCGtcagaagctgctagaagcaaCCCTGGCCCTAAGTCAGGCCCATCTCTGGCCAAGGCTGGGCCAATCAGGCACCTTTGCAATAACATTTAAGAAGGGAAGAAACCTGCAGTGCAAGTGGGATCGGAGAGAAACGACCATGTGGGCACCAAGACCAGTAaaaaggaggaggtgtgccagagcagagatctccctgcagcccacagagaAGCCCACGCCGGAGCAGGTAGCAGTGCCCGAAGGCAGCTGTGACTCTCGGggaaggctgtgctggagcagtctgctcctgaaggactgcaccccTTGGAagggacccacgctggagcagctgatgaggagctgcagcccatgggaaggactcacactcgAGAGGCTTGTGAAGGACTGCCTCCCGTAGGAGGGACCCATGCTGGAAAAGGGAAGGACTGTGGGCCCTTCCCGCCctggggaggaaggagtggcagagaccatctgtgacaaactgactgcaactccccttccctgccctgctgtgctgctgggcaggaggCGGCAGAGAAACCAGGAGCAGacctgagcccaggaagaggggaggagtgggaggaagGTGTATTTAAGAGCTGGTTGTACTTATCATTTTACTCTGGTTTTGATCGGTAACACattaaatttgttttgtttttcccaattcgagtctgttttgcccaggacagTAATTGGTGAGtgtccttgtctcaacccaCAGAGGCCTTTGttattttgtctcttccccatcccactgtgggGAAAGAAGTGAGCAAGCGGCCTCATGGTGCTTTGTTGTGCTGGACTTTGAACTGTAACAAGAGGGTTTCCCACAAGGAGGAGGATGATTTTGGTGCAGAGACTCAGGTTTGTCCACACTGATATTACAGGGCTGAGCCTAGCACTCTAGCATCCCTTGAGACTCCAGAATTGGTTCTGTGCGAGGGCAGCTCACCACAAAGCTAGCTCAGACCACCATGCGTTCCACCAGGGCCAGGGCTACTGAAAGCTGGGGTGCAGTGGCCCAGCTGGGTCATCCATCATAGCCTGAGCACCGGATGGGGTCTCTCTGACATGGCAGTGCGCTGCTCCATGCCATATCCGTAACCTTGCACAAAGAAGCACCCGCTTTCCACCCCCATTCTCACAGCCCCCTGTTTTCACTCCTGCTGCAGTCTTAGTGAAGATGTGGCAGGTGATATTACTTTGACTGATTCTTCGTGTCAGTGAAGGCTCACACCTGCCCTGGCCTCATGGTTTGTTCATCTCCTCtttggacagggaagaggactCTGAGCCATCCTCATCCCTTTCTAGACCCCCATAAGCACCGCCATGGACTCAGCTGCTTCAAGATGGTCCCTGCCCCTGCCAGTCTGCTCTTACCCATGTCTTCCTCAGCTACGGGAGGAGTGCCTGAACCTGGAGGCAAATTCAGCACCAAGTCACACGGGGACAGACTGCCaggccccacagcagctctcagaaGAATCTAAAAAACAACGGCAACATTGTCCCATGGCTGAACGATGACTATCCAACTCTGCAGAGCCAGCAAAGGCCTCCCAGGGCCAGCAACTCTGCTCCCCTCCAGTCCTGACCCTGACCCACCAATGGGATGCTCATAGGAAACCGAATGTCCTCTTTAACCTGCCCATGCTCTGAGACGCCAAACAGAAATGAACAAAACCTAACTTGGAGCCAAATCCGCTTGGAACTAGCACACGCTAGGAGGAGTGTCCCCCTCCTTTTCCCCACGGCCTTCACTGGCCTCCTACCAGCTCCACTGGtcaccagcacagcagagacACAGCCGTCACGTTCAGTGCTGTGGGAGCAGACACCCACCGCTCCGCCCCTTCTGCTTGTGGGGAGCCACAGAGAAGGCAATGTTATCTGAAAAAGATCTCCCTGACGTATTTCAGAATATCATCCTCAGAGTCCTCCCAGCCTGTCCTCTCTGCGTTGACACCAGCACCAGCATCAGGAGGGGATGAGAAAGCTGGACTGCGGTCACTGCCTCCccctgtgctggctgtgctTCCAGGAGCCTCTTGTGGTGTTGGCTggagctcctgctcctcttcaCTCCCGGAGGGGGGCTTCTTGTCACCTTCCTCGCACCGTAGCTTCTGGCCAAAGAGAAAACGTGCAGACCCAGCTGTGCGCCACAGGACCCCGGCAGCAGCCCAAGGGGCGGGGGTGGGAGGGAAGCCCACCATCCCCGCGGGACACTCCTCGCCGGGCCCTAGGTCCGCGGTGGATACTGCTTTTGTCCCGCAGCGCCCGGCGGGGCAGCCGGCGGACAAAAGCACCTGCTCCGGATCCGGCTGCCTccgggaaggggaggagggaagcGGGAAGCCCGTGCGGCGCTCGGCTGCCCCCCCAGACCCGCCTCCCGGAGACGGGCCGGCAGGGAGTCGAGGCCGGCAGCGCTCCCTGCCCGCGCCTCGGAGCCCGCCCTCCCTCCCGCCTGACCGCGCTCGGGCTCGGCCAGGGCCGCGTCCCCACGGCCGGAGGTGCGGGCTCACCTCAGACAGCACGGCCACGGCCACGTCCACCAGCTCCGCCTCGCTCATACAGTACCGCACGGCCGTCGCCCTGGGCGCCACACGGGGAGACACTCAGCAcggccagggcagggcagggcagagcggGCCGCGGCCTCGCCCGCcagccgcccccggcccggcaGCGGTACCTGGGCCGTCCTGCCGCCCGCCGTCCGGCCGCGGggggctccgccgccgcccgctccgccgccgccccccccaTCCAGgccgggagccgccgccgccgcggacTCGCCGCCATCCGCCGCGCGGGCGTACAACGAAAggcggggcggccccggggcaCGCTACTCGCCTCGAGCGGGAAGCCCGTGGCTCCTCCCGCCGGGGCCCGTCCGTGTTCGggcagcgcggcggcggggcaACCGGATAAAAGTGATCGGAGAGCGATTGAAATGTTACGCACTagctgcagctgcaaaggtgctTTGCAGTTAGAGCTGATGTTAGGATTGTACCGATCGACATAAACACACAGGGGCTCAGGACACGCTCATGCCCTGGAACGCTAATAGGTTTCACTGCCTCCGAGGGAGAGAGCACTGTCAAAGGGAGGATAGAGCGGGCACGGCCACTTTACACGCACGGCTCGCTAACGACTGTTCTCTGACCGTCGTGGACAGCTTGACCGGGTGGGCCTGGCTACAATATATGCGCGGCTTGTACCGGTAAGGACGGAAGCCCCTGCCTCGGGAGGCACCAGCCTGCCAGAGGACCGTTTCCTCAACCTCCGGGGCATGCGGAGGGCTCACTAAGTCGAATAACAAGGCGCGTTATCCAAGATTTTCCACCAGTGCAGGCACGCACCGGCTCTGCGGAGCCACGCCGCGGCCCCCCCATCCCGTGACGTCACAGCCCGCCCCGGTGGCCGCGCCCCCGCCGCTGTGACGCCGCCGCGCGCCGCTGCAGCCGCTTGCCCGCTGCGGCCCTTGGCGCTCAGTGCTGTGGCCGCCGCGGCGGGGTCGGTAGCGCGTCTCTGGCTCGCAGCGTTGGCGGCAGCCAGCCGTGCTCGGAGCTCGCCTCTCggctcttctccccctctccccctctccccgcCCGTGTCTCGACAGAGCCCGCGGGGCGCCTCCCGCGGCTGCTCACCCCAGAGCGGGCTGCGCCGTAACCTCCTCCCCGTCGCAGCATGACGAGCCTCCGCAGGCTCCTCGGACGCGTGCACGAGCGGCAGCTGCCATCCAGCAGTTCCGCCCCTGGCGCCGACGACGCCTCCGAGCTCCGGGAGGCGGAGGGCCAGAGCGGGCTGCACGGGGCGGCCGCCAGCGGCAACTTGgccaagctgcagcagcattGGTGGAAGAAGAGACTCTTCATCAATGGCCGGGACAAAGAGAAGCAGTAAGGGGCGGGCAGCGCCCGTAGCAAAGCGTCCCAAGCCGGCGGGGACAGCCGCCAAAGCCCGGCACACTTGCAGGCGCCCCACGAGCGCTCCGGCACTGGCCTTAGAGAAGGCAGCAGATGCTCcgctctgccctgccctactCTGCCAGCCTGGTTCCTGGAGTGAATCTTCCGTGAAGCTCAGCAGGCTCCTTTCCTGCTGCCAGACTGAGCTGCTTGATTGAGCAAAGCAGGGATTCACACCCGGAGATGGTGAAGCCTTCCCACGGCTCTTTGAAATCCCATCCCTCCTGTCTCTAGGGAAAAACACAGCTGGGGTGATCTCTATAGCCATAGACAGCCTCCATCGACTGCAGGCTGCCAAGACACAGTCTCCCTTGCTCTGTTGGGTGGCTCAGCAGTCCTGTGGGAGGCAGGGACCAGTGCCTGGGCTCAGGAGTCAGTCTGTACAGGCTCGTTGACACAGCTGAGGAAGGGTCTCCCGACTCAACAGATGTGCTGGAGATTTTTCCCACCTGGCTCCAGGCTTTGGGTGTGCCTCCACTGGCTCTTGAATGAGACAGCTTGTTGCTTGCTTTCAGCTTGCTTTGAGACAGTTGCAGCCTGTAGCCCTATGCAGCAGGTACTGCAGCCCAAAGCAAAGCTGGTCTGTGTTAACTGCAGGTGTTTGATTTCTAGGACACCTCTGCATCTTGCTTGTACAAACGGCCACGCAGATGTCGTGGAATTTCTAGCTGGACACAAGTGCCAGCTAAACCCTAAGGACAAGTGGAAGAAATCGCCACTTATGAAGGTGCGTGGAAGGCGTTCTGCTGTTGTGTATTGCGCTGATTGATTCTGCACGGAGCAAAATGTGCCTGGCATGGTTCCTTCCATGGGCCTGCCTAGAAACATGTAGGTTGTAGTTGGCCAGGAAGGAGCATATGCTGCCTGATCTTTGAAGACACTCCTACTTTCCAACGTTGGGCAGCAGTGGGAGATCTGACAGAGAGAAATGGAGCTCTTGGCAGTGATGTCTCCTTCATGTCTTGTTTCCAGGCAGTACAGCATGAGCACAGAGACTGTGCAGCTATTTTGCTGAAACACGGTGCCAACCCTAACCTTGGAGGTCCAAGCGGCAACACCGCCCTTCACATCGCTGTCCTCGTTCGTAGCAAACCCCTAGTGACGGTGTTACTTGAGCACCAGGCTGATATTGAAGCTAAGAATGTGGTAAGCTTGGACTCACATACGGTACCTCTTCCAAAACTTGCTTGGCTTTTCTACAGTATCCTAAGGgagatgatttttctttcagctggGATACActccttttcttcttgctgtCACCACACGCTGCGAAGAGATGATGGAGTTCCTTGTTCAAAGAGGAGCTGATGTGCATGTTCGAGATAGCGCGCAGAGGTAAAGGGTTTGTCAAAAAAGCCTCTGGGACTCTTCAGCATTGTTCAAGTTGGACGGAAGGGATGCATAGGAATGAGCTTCGAAACAGAACCAGGAGCTGCCCAGGAGCTCCTTCTGTATGAATTGGGAAAGCAGATCCGCACTCGGCTGCTCTCTTACCCCAGGGGATGATTTCCACACTGCTGTGGTTTGCAAGAAAGCATTGTCTGTGGTGTCACATGCCCAAGTGCACGCACACATACACGGACGCACACAGAATCCGAGACACAAAACCACACACCCCAAGACATCTCTGGGCAAGTGGTTGGCCTAGAGACCCTCCTGAGCTCCTGCCAATGTGAGTTCTCCAGCGCTTGCATGGGTTTGGCTGTGCTTTCACTCTGCCTGTAGGACAGGAGAAGTGAATTGTTTGGAGAGCAAGGAGGGACTGAAGCAGTAGCAATGCAGTGTCCTCAAAAGCTGATGTCATCTCTTGTCACCTCTTGTATGCTTTAGAAATGCTCTTATGCTTGCTATGATTGGAAATGATCCCAATATAGTACGTCGGCTTCTTCAGTACGGTGTTGATCTTTCTGCAGAAGACCATCTAGGACGCACGGCTGAATTTTATACCATTTCATATCCAAATGACGAGTAAGTGTTTTATGTCCTTGTTGGAGCTCTCTAAACTCTCGGGTCCCCAGACTAACCATTTTCGGAAGCCCTTCAAGGTCAGATGTTACCCTGGCTTGACTAAAGCGTACCTACAGCATTCATCTCGCATCCTGCTGAGGTAGAAGCCTTGTAGTTAGAAGTCAGTCTTCCAGGGGCCTTCTTTTTCATCTTGCTAGCCTATGAAATGAAGAGTGAGTTTACCTGAGGAGTGACTAAATCCAGATGGGTGAGTTACTCCATAGACAACAATGGACACTTCCTGCCTTTCTCTATATAGCATTTCGAGGCAACTGGAGCAatacaaaaaacaaaagagcaaaAATTCTGCAACAGAAACCAACGCCCCGGCGGAGCATGATGACAAAGCCCTGGCAGAACATGACACCTGTTCCACAGAGGAAAGTGCAGAGAAACCCAAAAATATACTTGCACAGATCACACAAGATAAGGACATTCTCCTTCCTAAAAAAGGTAAAGATAAAATCACAGGGGTGTGGGGAAGAACAATAAACCGTCAAATGGATGCAGGTGTAGAGGATGGGGAATAGCAGTGAGCACTTGCAAAAATAATTCTGCTTCTTAACTCTTTTGTAGATAGAATACcagcagagggagcagagaaacagaaaagcttgGATTGTGCTCCTGATACTCAGGTACGGTCTTTAAAGGAAACGCTGGGAACACGCTGGGCTGGCTTGATATTTGGCTTGATATATCTGCCACTGCTTCTACAACAGCCTTGTAACTGGACTCTTGACATGCAGATGTGCTTCA
Above is a window of Colius striatus isolate bColStr4 chromosome 1, bColStr4.1.hap1, whole genome shotgun sequence DNA encoding:
- the CYREN gene encoding cell cycle regulator of non-homologous end joining, whose amino-acid sequence is MAASPRRRRLPAWMGGAAAERAAAEPPAAGRRAAGRPRATAVRYCMSEAELVDVAVAVLSEKLRCEEGDKKPPSGSEEEQELQPTPQEAPGSTASTGGGSDRSPAFSSPPDAGAGVNAERTGWEDSEDDILKYVREIFFR